In Miniphocaeibacter halophilus, the following proteins share a genomic window:
- a CDS encoding NUDIX hydrolase, with translation MEEVSAGGVVIHKGKVAVLRKFRGDWVLPKGRLEKGETREEAALREVNEEAGIKAEIVRYIGYVKYWYKHIDGMKVQKTVHYYYMTTKDSQLTPQREEGFTEAVYMPLDKAIHYIRHDAEKNMVRKVKEFYKKERKG, from the coding sequence ATGGAGGAAGTAAGCGCAGGCGGAGTTGTTATTCATAAGGGAAAAGTAGCTGTGCTAAGAAAGTTCCGTGGTGATTGGGTTCTCCCAAAAGGACGTCTTGAGAAAGGGGAAACAAGAGAAGAAGCTGCTTTAAGGGAAGTAAATGAAGAAGCAGGCATAAAAGCCGAAATAGTAAGATATATTGGATATGTTAAATATTGGTATAAACATATAGATGGAATGAAGGTACAAAAAACTGTACATTATTATTATATGACAACAAAGGATTCTCAATTAACACCACAAAGGGAAGAAGGATTTACAGAGGCAGTTTACATGCCATTAGATAAGGCAATACACTATATTAGACATGATGCAGAAAAAAATATGGTGAGGAAAGTGAAGGAGTTTTATAAAAAAGAAAGAAAGGGATAG
- a CDS encoding copper homeostasis protein CutC, translating to MIFELCCGSLEDIVIANELKVDRIELNAGLALGGLTPSLGLLELAIKETNIPLALMVRPRGGGFMYNDYDYKTMLKDLQIFLQYNIEGIVFGFLDKDFNIDIKKTEEFINIIKKSGKKAIYHRAFDNTSNKTKSIEELISLGCDRLLTSGGKNTAIDGKDMIKSLQKEYGNKIDIVAGSGLKSNNIKDFINYTNVTEIHSSCKEWKVDNTSNSFVSYDYNLSYKGMYDGVSRNEVIKMKEALKNL from the coding sequence ATGATATTTGAATTATGTTGTGGCTCGTTAGAGGATATAGTTATTGCTAATGAACTAAAAGTAGATAGAATAGAGCTAAATGCGGGATTAGCATTAGGAGGTTTAACGCCTTCTTTAGGATTGTTAGAACTGGCAATAAAGGAGACGAATATACCTCTTGCCCTTATGGTTAGACCAAGAGGTGGTGGTTTTATGTATAATGATTACGACTATAAAACCATGTTGAAGGATTTACAAATTTTTTTACAATATAATATTGAGGGAATAGTATTCGGTTTTTTGGATAAAGATTTTAATATAGACATAAAAAAAACCGAAGAATTTATTAATATTATTAAGAAGTCCGGTAAAAAGGCGATTTATCACAGAGCTTTTGACAATACATCTAATAAGACCAAATCAATAGAGGAACTTATAAGCCTAGGTTGTGATAGACTTCTTACAAGTGGGGGAAAAAATACTGCAATTGATGGAAAAGATATGATTAAATCATTGCAAAAAGAATATGGAAATAAAATAGATATTGTTGCAGGAAGTGGTTTAAAATCCAACAATATTAAAGATTTTATAAACTACACAAATGTTACTGAAATACATAGCTCCTGTAAAGAATGGAAGGTTGATAATACATCTAATTCATTTGTAAGCTATGATTATAATTTAAGCTATAAAGGAATGTATGATGGTGTGTCTAGAAATGAAGTAATAAAAATGAAGGAAGCATTAAAAAACTTATAA
- a CDS encoding M42 family metallopeptidase, with amino-acid sequence MKINNDYLTDFLKNLLQTPSPTGDTEKAIKLVEEEFNKIGLKNYKTIKGALIGTIPGKKKEAITFSGHVDTLGLMVKEIKSNGRLKVTKLGGYSLSTIEGNYVKIITSENKEYSGTVMFEHQSVHVYDDVNSAERTLNNIEIRIDELVKSKEDVEKLGIQVGDFIYLNPNVEIFENGFIKSRHLDDKAGIAAMLGIANYFIENKITPEYTVNFFVSNYEEVGHGSSAGLPENTEYFIAVDMAAIGDTQTSEETSTTICVKDGSGPYDLETRRILEQVAKERKLDYKIDIYINYGSDASAALRAGYDFKVGLIGPGVDASHAFERTHIKGITNTIELGIGFVEKIK; translated from the coding sequence ATGAAAATAAATAATGATTATTTAACAGATTTCTTAAAAAATCTATTACAAACACCTAGTCCTACAGGTGATACTGAAAAAGCTATTAAATTAGTTGAAGAAGAGTTCAATAAAATTGGTTTAAAAAACTATAAAACAATAAAAGGAGCTTTAATAGGAACAATACCTGGAAAGAAAAAAGAAGCAATTACTTTTTCAGGTCATGTAGACACATTAGGACTAATGGTAAAAGAAATAAAATCAAACGGAAGATTAAAAGTAACAAAACTCGGTGGTTATTCTCTATCTACAATTGAGGGAAATTATGTTAAAATAATAACTTCAGAAAATAAAGAATATTCCGGTACAGTAATGTTTGAACATCAATCAGTCCATGTATATGATGATGTAAATAGTGCTGAAAGAACTTTAAATAATATAGAAATAAGAATTGATGAACTGGTTAAGTCTAAAGAAGATGTAGAAAAACTAGGAATTCAAGTTGGAGATTTTATATATTTAAATCCTAATGTTGAAATTTTTGAAAATGGTTTTATAAAATCCCGTCATCTTGATGATAAGGCAGGAATAGCCGCAATGCTAGGTATAGCAAATTATTTTATTGAAAATAAAATTACTCCGGAATATACAGTTAATTTTTTTGTTAGTAATTACGAGGAAGTTGGTCATGGAAGTTCTGCCGGACTGCCAGAAAATACAGAATATTTTATAGCCGTAGACATGGCGGCTATTGGGGATACACAAACATCTGAAGAAACAAGCACTACAATCTGTGTAAAAGACGGTTCAGGTCCTTATGACTTAGAAACAAGACGAATTTTAGAACAAGTGGCAAAAGAAAGAAAACTTGATTATAAAATAGATATTTATATTAACTATGGTTCAGATGCTTCTGCGGCATTAAGAGCAGGCTACGATTTTAAAGTAGGCTTAATTGGTCCGGGAGTAGATGCTTCCCATGCATTTGAAAGAACGCACATAAAAGGAATTACAAATACAATAGAACTTGGAATTGGCTTTGTAGAAAAAATTAAATAA
- a CDS encoding serine hydrolase domain-containing protein produces MKRDYWPTKDWKLSENQFTEEEKFNLENIIKKEYKNIAGIVVVKDGYIKYENYFNGHTIDEKYAMASVTKSVLSSLIGIAMKNSSIKTLDEKVLNFFPEYKTSNPVKKDIRVIDLLTCVAPYPFESINEPIDKLIDSPNWMKYSLDILADDKGRRTFKYSTIGTHIVSGILTKATGLTAREYANKELFNKIGMDIIPPYKMEDYTPNFIFGKHTKGCWLNDPQYYTIGGYGLNLTPREMAKFGFLYLNNGIWNGVKVLPDNWVEESTTKSKYDYGYLWWLFQYEGMNSYCAMGTGGRCICVVPEMDTVVSIVSDYIPKARNRWVFIKKHILPILK; encoded by the coding sequence ATGAAAAGAGATTATTGGCCTACAAAGGATTGGAAATTATCTGAAAATCAATTTACTGAAGAAGAAAAATTCAACCTTGAAAATATTATAAAAAAAGAATATAAAAATATAGCAGGAATAGTTGTTGTTAAAGATGGATATATAAAATATGAAAATTATTTTAATGGTCATACAATAGATGAAAAATATGCTATGGCTTCTGTTACTAAATCTGTACTATCATCTCTAATAGGAATTGCTATGAAAAACAGTAGTATTAAAACGTTAGATGAAAAGGTTTTAAATTTTTTCCCGGAATATAAGACAAGTAATCCGGTAAAAAAAGATATTAGAGTTATAGATTTACTAACCTGTGTTGCCCCTTATCCCTTTGAGTCTATTAACGAACCTATAGATAAACTTATTGATTCACCTAACTGGATGAAATATTCTTTAGATATTTTAGCCGATGATAAAGGTCGTAGAACTTTTAAATACTCTACAATTGGCACTCATATAGTATCGGGGATTTTAACAAAAGCTACCGGTTTAACAGCAAGGGAATATGCTAATAAAGAACTTTTTAATAAAATTGGTATGGATATTATTCCACCTTACAAAATGGAAGATTATACTCCTAATTTCATATTTGGTAAACATACTAAAGGATGTTGGTTAAATGACCCTCAATATTATACTATTGGAGGCTATGGTTTAAATTTAACTCCTAGGGAAATGGCAAAGTTTGGATTTCTTTATTTAAATAATGGAATTTGGAATGGTGTAAAAGTTCTACCGGATAATTGGGTAGAAGAATCAACTACAAAATCAAAATACGATTATGGATATTTATGGTGGCTTTTTCAATATGAAGGTATGAATTCCTACTGTGCTATGGGAACAGGAGGACGCTGTATATGCGTTGTACCTGAAATGGATACTGTTGTATCAATAGTATCGGATTATATCCCAAAAGCTAGAAATAGATGGGTTTTTATAAAAAAACATATTCTACCTATTTTAAAATAA
- a CDS encoding double-cubane-cluster-containing anaerobic reductase yields the protein MIDIKKDLPEIFEDFAENRQNSFLKVREVKENDNPLIGVFCKFFPQELAIAIDGTAVSLCSTSDETIADAEKDLPRNLCPLIKSSYGFAITDKCPFFYFSDLVVGETTCDGKKKMYEYLAETKPVHVMELPNKQSKEGLVLWEKEIYKMIDVLEEYFGRKITKEKLEEAIKIKNAERTAVKDFYEIMKNDEIPVSGLELWHVLNGITFEFDKRAVPKQLKDLKEKIFSENEKITGKPRILITGCPIGGATEKVIEAVENHGGVVVAYENCGGAKAIDRNVEEDTGDPIRAIAEKYIEIGCACMSPNPNRMDLLNRIVDQYKVDGVIDMHLQACQPFQVESLKIKRFANNEKNIPYISIETDYSQSDIGQINTRVAAFIEMI from the coding sequence ATGATAGATATAAAGAAAGATTTACCGGAAATTTTTGAAGATTTTGCTGAAAATAGACAAAATTCATTTTTAAAAGTAAGAGAAGTAAAGGAAAATGATAATCCTTTAATAGGGGTTTTCTGTAAATTTTTCCCTCAAGAATTAGCAATAGCTATTGATGGAACGGCAGTTTCATTATGTTCAACTTCTGATGAAACAATAGCAGATGCTGAAAAGGACCTACCTAGGAATTTATGTCCTTTAATAAAATCCAGTTATGGATTTGCAATTACAGACAAATGTCCGTTTTTTTATTTCTCTGACCTAGTAGTTGGAGAAACAACATGTGATGGAAAAAAGAAAATGTACGAATATTTAGCTGAAACAAAACCTGTACATGTTATGGAACTTCCAAATAAACAAAGTAAAGAAGGGTTAGTTCTTTGGGAAAAAGAAATATATAAAATGATAGATGTTTTAGAAGAATATTTTGGAAGAAAAATTACAAAGGAAAAATTAGAAGAAGCAATAAAAATTAAAAATGCGGAAAGAACAGCTGTAAAAGACTTTTATGAAATAATGAAAAATGATGAAATTCCTGTTAGCGGACTAGAATTATGGCATGTATTAAATGGAATAACCTTTGAATTTGATAAAAGAGCAGTACCTAAACAATTAAAGGACTTAAAAGAAAAAATATTCTCGGAAAATGAAAAAATTACAGGTAAACCTAGAATTTTAATAACAGGATGTCCAATAGGGGGAGCAACTGAAAAAGTAATAGAAGCAGTTGAAAACCATGGCGGTGTTGTTGTTGCCTATGAGAATTGTGGTGGTGCAAAAGCAATAGATAGAAATGTTGAAGAAGATACAGGCGATCCAATTAGGGCAATAGCTGAAAAATATATTGAAATTGGATGTGCGTGTATGTCACCTAATCCAAATAGGATGGATTTATTAAATAGGATAGTTGACCAGTATAAGGTTGATGGAGTAATAGATATGCACTTACAAGCTTGCCAACCCTTCCAAGTAGAATCTTTAAAAATAAAAAGATTTGCAAATAATGAAAAAAATATACCGTATATAAGCATTGAAACAGATTATTCCCAGTCGGATATTGGACAAATAAATACAAGAGTAGCAGCATTTATAGAAATGATTTAA
- a CDS encoding acyl-CoA dehydratase activase, which yields MYFIGIDIGSTASKVAIRGKIIDEFVIPTGWNSKETALHIKNKLLKDFNINVLKDDSIIISTGYGRVSVPYSQKQITEITCHGCGIREQFDYDLCTIVDVGGQDTKVINLKDGFVDDFLMNDKCSAGTGKFLEIMANRLNITLDELFELSNLGEKIKISSMCTVFAESEIISLMGEGEKIENIASGIVDSVVVKVAQLVKRQGIQGDMILTGGLSTNKFFNKYLSEELETKINSYSKGRYAGAIGAALIAEDKYKKRGRV from the coding sequence TTGTATTTTATTGGAATAGATATTGGTTCAACAGCAAGTAAAGTAGCAATAAGAGGAAAAATAATAGATGAATTTGTTATACCTACAGGTTGGAATAGCAAAGAAACTGCATTACATATTAAAAATAAACTACTGAAAGATTTTAATATAAATGTTTTAAAAGATGATTCTATTATTATATCAACAGGATATGGTAGAGTTTCAGTACCATATTCCCAAAAACAAATTACAGAAATCACTTGTCATGGATGTGGCATAAGAGAGCAATTCGACTATGATTTATGCACAATTGTAGATGTTGGAGGACAGGATACAAAGGTCATTAATTTAAAAGATGGCTTTGTAGATGATTTCTTAATGAATGACAAATGTTCAGCCGGGACCGGAAAATTTTTAGAAATTATGGCAAATAGATTAAATATTACCTTAGATGAATTATTTGAATTGTCAAATTTAGGAGAAAAAATAAAGATAAGCTCAATGTGTACGGTTTTTGCTGAATCGGAAATTATTTCTCTAATGGGAGAAGGAGAAAAAATAGAGAATATTGCTTCAGGTATTGTTGATTCTGTTGTAGTTAAAGTAGCACAACTAGTAAAAAGACAAGGAATACAGGGAGATATGATTTTAACAGGCGGGTTATCTACTAATAAATTTTTTAACAAATACCTGTCAGAAGAATTAGAAACTAAAATTAACTCCTATAGTAAGGGACGTTATGCTGGTGCAATAGGAGCAGCTTTAATAGCTGAAGATAAATATAAAAAAAGAGGTAGAGTATGA
- a CDS encoding gluconeogenesis factor YvcK family protein, which produces MYHTETLNIGNRDLNIVTIGGGTGNSTILKGLKKYSTNITTIVTVADDGGGSGKLREDLGILPPGDIRACLIALANTEPAMETLMNYRFREGILKGQSFGNLFLAAMIDIYGDFDIAVKEAGDVLAITGKVLPMTLEDVVLYAELEGGITLKGESNITEKNKKLKKRIKKVYIEPNSPKPLDETVEDIKNADLIIIGPGSLYTSIIPNLLVKDIAKALRDTKAKIYYICNIMTQEGETEGYGVYDHVKAINNHLEYDVIDKIVVNNDIIPREIVEKYHTSPIYLTDYDREKLSKYKILTWPCYYLYGDYIRHDADRISKYIIDDFNKDIVKIYNM; this is translated from the coding sequence ATGTATCACACAGAGACTCTAAATATTGGTAATAGAGATTTAAATATTGTAACAATTGGTGGTGGAACAGGAAACTCCACAATATTAAAAGGTTTAAAGAAATATTCAACAAATATTACAACAATAGTAACAGTTGCAGATGACGGTGGTGGTTCAGGTAAATTAAGAGAGGATTTAGGTATTCTACCACCGGGAGATATAAGAGCTTGTTTAATAGCTTTGGCAAATACAGAACCGGCTATGGAAACCTTAATGAACTATAGATTTAGAGAAGGAATATTAAAAGGACAATCCTTTGGAAATTTATTTCTAGCAGCAATGATCGATATTTATGGAGATTTTGATATTGCTGTAAAAGAAGCTGGAGATGTTCTAGCAATAACAGGCAAGGTTTTACCTATGACACTGGAAGATGTTGTACTATATGCAGAATTAGAAGGTGGTATAACCTTAAAGGGTGAATCCAATATAACAGAGAAGAATAAAAAATTAAAAAAACGTATAAAAAAAGTATATATTGAGCCTAACTCTCCTAAACCTTTAGATGAAACAGTAGAGGATATTAAAAATGCAGACTTAATAATCATAGGTCCGGGAAGTCTATATACCTCCATTATCCCAAACTTATTAGTTAAGGATATTGCAAAAGCTCTAAGGGATACTAAAGCAAAAATATATTATATTTGCAATATAATGACTCAAGAAGGGGAAACAGAAGGCTATGGAGTATATGATCATGTAAAGGCGATTAATAACCATCTAGAATATGATGTAATAGATAAAATAGTAGTAAATAACGACATTATACCTAGGGAAATAGTTGAAAAATATCATACATCGCCAATCTATCTAACTGATTATGATAGGGAAAAGCTGTCTAAATATAAAATTTTAACTTGGCCATGTTATTACTTATACGGTGATTATATAAGACATGATGCAGATAGGATTAGTAAGTATATAATAGACGATTTTAATAAGGATATAGTAAAAATTTATAATATGTAA
- the rapZ gene encoding RNase adapter RapZ produces MEIVIVTGMSGAGKTSALDIFEDMGYYAMDNLPPALIKEFVKLITTSKMDIDKIAIVVDIRTRDLYEQLYNEVEYFKNSGEKISVLFLDCTDETLIRRYKELRRPHPLSSTGNIISGIDKERKLLKKMKENSTYIIDTTSLKLGELKSRISTLYNFDDIASDKIHISIASFGFKHGIILDGDLVFDVRFLPNPFYIEDLKKKTGLDEEVRDYVFSFDDTNTFIDMVLDMLEFLLPKYKKEGKNNLVIGIGCTGGKHRSVAIAEELDKRLSEKGEITYVSHRDSKYW; encoded by the coding sequence ATGGAAATTGTAATAGTAACAGGAATGTCAGGTGCAGGAAAAACCTCAGCATTAGATATATTCGAAGATATGGGATATTATGCTATGGATAATTTACCACCGGCATTAATAAAAGAATTTGTTAAACTAATTACAACCAGTAAAATGGACATTGATAAAATTGCTATAGTTGTTGATATAAGAACAAGGGATTTATATGAACAACTATATAATGAAGTGGAATATTTTAAAAATTCCGGAGAAAAAATATCTGTGTTATTTTTAGATTGTACAGATGAAACTCTCATAAGACGATATAAGGAATTAAGAAGACCTCATCCATTAAGTAGTACAGGTAATATTATTTCCGGTATTGACAAAGAAAGAAAATTACTAAAGAAAATGAAAGAGAATTCTACTTATATTATAGATACAACATCCTTAAAATTAGGAGAATTAAAAAGTAGAATATCTACATTATATAACTTTGACGATATAGCAAGCGATAAAATACACATATCCATAGCTTCATTTGGATTTAAACATGGAATAATTTTAGATGGAGATTTAGTATTTGATGTTAGATTTTTACCAAACCCATTTTATATAGAGGATTTGAAAAAGAAAACCGGGTTAGATGAAGAAGTAAGAGATTATGTTTTTAGTTTTGATGACACAAATACTTTTATAGATATGGTACTTGATATGTTGGAATTTTTACTTCCAAAATATAAAAAAGAAGGAAAGAATAATTTGGTTATAGGAATTGGTTGTACAGGTGGTAAACATAGATCTGTTGCTATAGCTGAAGAATTGGATAAAAGACTTTCCGAAAAAGGAGAAATTACCTATGTATCACACAGAGACTCTAAATATTGGTAA
- a CDS encoding PHP domain-containing protein: MEKNKYKLIGDYHTHTIYSRNGHGKGTIRENVEEAIKKGLEEIYITDHGPGHFLFGIKRKKLPEIRRTIDALNEEYNGKIKIYLGVEANVVDYNGKYDLRNEDLKYFDVVNLGYHSGVVLKNLKSYFIYHILNSLGRFNKKLEKYCIEKNTDAIIKIIEEKDITIITHPGDKVKVDIKRLAKVCKENNTLLEINNHHPHLSVDEIKEAIPSGVNFSLGSDAHKPEKVGIVDQAIKRVEKAGLDINRIKNLKEVK; this comes from the coding sequence TTGGAGAAGAATAAATATAAACTTATAGGAGATTATCATACCCATACTATTTATAGTAGGAATGGTCATGGAAAGGGAACTATAAGAGAAAATGTAGAAGAAGCTATAAAAAAAGGATTAGAAGAAATCTATATAACAGACCATGGACCAGGACATTTTCTTTTTGGAATAAAGAGGAAAAAATTGCCTGAAATAAGAAGAACTATTGATGCTTTAAACGAAGAATATAATGGGAAAATAAAAATATATTTAGGTGTTGAAGCAAATGTAGTAGATTATAATGGTAAATATGATTTAAGAAATGAGGATTTAAAATATTTTGATGTAGTTAATCTAGGTTACCATAGTGGTGTAGTGCTTAAAAACTTAAAAAGTTATTTTATATACCATATTTTAAATAGCTTGGGAAGATTTAATAAAAAACTAGAAAAGTATTGTATAGAAAAAAACACCGATGCCATTATTAAAATAATAGAAGAAAAAGATATCACAATAATTACTCATCCAGGCGATAAAGTAAAGGTAGATATTAAAAGATTAGCTAAGGTCTGTAAAGAAAATAATACTTTATTGGAAATCAACAATCACCATCCACATTTAAGTGTAGATGAAATTAAAGAAGCAATTCCCAGTGGAGTAAATTTTTCTTTAGGAAGCGATGCTCATAAACCGGAAAAAGTTGGAATTGTTGATCAGGCAATTAAAAGAGTAGAAAAAGCAGGACTGGATATAAATCGGATTAAAAACTTAAAAGAAGTTAAATAA
- the murB gene encoding UDP-N-acetylmuramate dehydrogenase: MTIDYKEIFSQNNVGKVLYNEPMANHTTFKIGGPCDVMILPKEENEIINALNIIKKNNLEYMIIGNGSNLLVRDKGIRKVIIKLNDNYSNIEIKDNYVIAQAGALLSKTAKTAMKEDLTGMEFASGIPGGIGGAITMNAGAYGGEMKDILYKVKALNRDLEIVEYNLDEMNMRYRNSRVQDEGLIVLEATFKLKKGNPEEIKALYDDLTFKRTSKQPLEYASAGSTFKRPEGHFAGKLIDDCGLRGYRYKDAQVSEKHCGFVINRGNADFEQVYHVISHVQEVVKEKFGVNLEPEIRIIGEE, from the coding sequence ATGACAATAGATTATAAGGAAATTTTTTCACAAAATAATGTAGGAAAAGTTTTATATAATGAACCAATGGCTAATCATACTACATTTAAAATAGGTGGTCCTTGTGATGTTATGATTTTACCAAAGGAAGAGAATGAAATTATTAATGCTTTAAATATAATTAAAAAAAATAATTTAGAGTATATGATTATAGGAAATGGTAGTAATCTTCTAGTAAGGGATAAAGGAATACGTAAAGTAATTATAAAATTAAATGATAATTACTCAAATATAGAAATTAAGGATAATTATGTAATTGCACAAGCAGGTGCATTATTATCTAAAACAGCTAAGACTGCTATGAAAGAGGATTTAACAGGTATGGAGTTTGCTTCAGGAATACCTGGAGGAATAGGTGGGGCAATTACAATGAATGCAGGAGCCTATGGTGGAGAAATGAAGGATATTCTTTATAAGGTTAAAGCTCTTAATAGGGATTTGGAAATTGTAGAATACAATCTTGATGAAATGAATATGAGATATAGAAACTCAAGGGTTCAGGATGAAGGCTTAATTGTATTAGAAGCAACCTTTAAACTTAAAAAGGGCAACCCTGAGGAAATTAAAGCCCTATATGACGACTTAACATTTAAACGTACATCTAAACAACCTTTAGAGTATGCTTCAGCTGGCTCTACTTTTAAAAGACCTGAAGGCCATTTTGCAGGCAAACTAATTGATGATTGTGGTCTAAGAGGGTATAGGTACAAAGATGCTCAAGTAAGCGAAAAGCATTGTGGTTTTGTCATAAATAGAGGAAATGCTGACTTTGAACAGGTTTATCATGTTATTAGTCATGTTCAAGAAGTTGTTAAAGAAAAATTTGGTGTGAATTTAGAACCGGAGATTAGGATAATTGGAGAAGAATAA
- a CDS encoding bifunctional folylpolyglutamate synthase/dihydrofolate synthase: MNRNENQLLNIAKDIKTFNGKENVKPILEYFGNPQDKLKVIHVAGTNGKGSVSAFINNILIENKYNIGLFTSPAIFEPNDRIKINNENISDYDLLAYYNKVIRVSEKLNIKLHEFDIATIIAYLYFYNKNCDLAIIEVGIGGRIDSTNIVKKPLISVICKIGRDHLEILGNNIEEIAREKAGIIKKDSAVAIYNQEENILNIVENIGKDCNNEIIIPDFNEIKNLNINLNKILFFYKDYEIEIQMTNIVQVYNAVLALEVVLYLGRIGYSISKNNILRGILKTRVMGRFQILNENPMVILDGAHNVESVKALNKTLKEDFPNEKFVFITSFFKDKEYMKLVEIMAPLAYAFIACETDDKRTVESLELTNFLGMFCDRVHNGKTIKNSLDIAMNNFSDKKIIIYGSLSLIKDSVDYFN; the protein is encoded by the coding sequence ATGAATAGAAATGAAAATCAGTTATTGAATATTGCAAAGGATATAAAGACCTTTAATGGCAAGGAAAATGTAAAACCTATACTGGAATATTTTGGCAATCCCCAAGATAAGTTAAAAGTTATTCATGTAGCCGGAACTAATGGCAAGGGATCGGTATCGGCTTTTATAAATAATATTTTAATAGAAAACAAGTACAATATCGGTTTATTTACTTCGCCGGCAATATTTGAACCTAATGATAGGATAAAAATAAATAATGAAAATATAAGCGATTATGACCTACTAGCATACTATAATAAGGTTATAAGAGTATCAGAAAAACTAAATATTAAATTACATGAATTTGATATTGCTACTATTATAGCTTACTTGTATTTTTATAATAAAAATTGTGATTTGGCTATTATTGAAGTAGGCATTGGTGGAAGAATAGACTCTACAAATATTGTAAAAAAACCGTTGATTTCTGTTATATGTAAAATAGGTAGGGATCATTTAGAAATACTAGGAAACAATATTGAAGAAATAGCTAGAGAAAAAGCTGGGATTATTAAAAAAGATTCTGCTGTAGCAATTTATAATCAAGAGGAAAATATTTTAAATATAGTGGAAAATATTGGAAAAGATTGTAATAATGAAATTATTATTCCTGATTTTAATGAAATAAAAAATTTAAATATAAATTTAAATAAAATTTTATTTTTTTACAAAGACTATGAAATAGAAATACAAATGACAAATATTGTCCAGGTATATAATGCTGTTCTAGCATTAGAAGTAGTATTATATTTAGGAAGAATAGGATATTCTATTTCAAAAAATAATATATTAAGAGGTATTTTAAAAACAAGAGTTATGGGAAGATTTCAAATTTTAAACGAAAATCCAATGGTTATTTTAGATGGAGCACATAATGTTGAAAGTGTGAAAGCATTAAATAAAACTTTAAAAGAGGATTTTCCAAATGAGAAATTTGTATTTATTACAAGTTTCTTTAAGGATAAAGAATATATGAAATTAGTTGAAATTATGGCTCCACTAGCCTATGCCTTTATAGCTTGTGAAACCGATGATAAAAGAACTGTAGAAAGCTTAGAACTAACAAATTTCTTAGGCATGTTTTGCGATAGAGTCCATAATGGTAAAACAATTAAAAATAGTTTAGATATAGCTATGAATAATTTTAGTGATAAAAAAATAATAATATATGGATCATTATCTTTAATTAAGGATTCTGTAGATTATTTTAATTAA